A single region of the Echinimonas agarilytica genome encodes:
- a CDS encoding proline--tRNA ligase: MRTSQYLLSTLKETPADAEVISHQLMLRAGMVRKLASGLYTWLPSGLRVLRKVEAVVREEMNRAGGVEVLMPVVQPADLWEESGRWEDYGPELCRIQDRHSRPFVLGPTHEEVVTELVRKEVSSYKQLPLNLYQIQTKFRDEIRPRFGIMRGREFTMKDAYSFHLNQECLEKTYQNMFEAYCRIFKRLGLDFRPVIADTGSIGGSASHEFHVLAESGEDDIAFSDRSDYAANIEMAEAICTQESANTPTEAMTEFDTPNAQTIADLAEQFSIAASSSIKTLIVKADEDSEHNFVALLVRGDHELNEIKAEKLDGVAAPLQFASDEEIKAEIGATPGSLGPVNLNMPIVSDRSVAVMSDFCAGANVDGKHLKGINWERDLPLPHVADIRNVQAGDPSPCGQGKLDIKRGIEVGHIFQLGDKYSQAMSAGVLGETGKHQIMTMGCYGIGVSRVVAAAIEQNNDERGIVWPEALAPFQVVLIPMNMHKSHRVAETAEKLYEDLTAVGIEVLFDDRKERPGVMFKDMELIGVPHTIVIGERGLDNQVVEYKNRKDGEKVEVAIDAMVSHIQAALTV; this comes from the coding sequence ATGCGTACCAGTCAATATCTGCTGTCCACACTCAAAGAAACACCTGCTGATGCAGAAGTCATCAGCCACCAGCTCATGCTGCGTGCTGGCATGGTTCGTAAACTAGCTTCGGGGTTGTATACGTGGCTGCCAAGCGGCTTGCGCGTATTGCGTAAAGTCGAAGCCGTGGTGCGAGAAGAAATGAACCGCGCTGGCGGCGTAGAAGTACTCATGCCAGTCGTTCAGCCTGCAGACTTGTGGGAGGAGTCAGGCCGTTGGGAAGATTACGGTCCAGAGCTTTGTCGTATTCAAGATCGCCACAGCCGTCCGTTCGTATTAGGTCCAACACACGAAGAAGTTGTGACCGAGCTGGTTCGCAAAGAAGTGTCGAGCTACAAACAGTTACCGCTCAATCTTTATCAAATTCAAACCAAATTCCGTGATGAAATTCGCCCGCGCTTCGGCATTATGCGTGGTCGTGAATTCACCATGAAAGATGCATACTCATTCCACCTCAATCAAGAATGTTTGGAAAAGACATACCAGAATATGTTTGAGGCCTACTGCCGCATCTTCAAGCGCTTAGGTTTAGATTTCCGCCCCGTGATTGCTGATACAGGCTCAATTGGCGGCAGCGCTAGTCATGAGTTCCACGTACTGGCAGAAAGCGGTGAAGATGACATTGCGTTCTCCGATCGCTCTGATTACGCAGCCAACATCGAAATGGCCGAAGCAATTTGTACGCAAGAATCGGCCAATACACCCACCGAAGCCATGACTGAATTTGATACGCCTAATGCACAAACTATTGCAGACTTGGCCGAGCAATTCAGCATTGCAGCTTCCTCAAGCATTAAAACTTTGATTGTAAAGGCCGACGAAGACTCTGAGCACAATTTCGTTGCTTTGTTAGTTCGTGGCGATCATGAGTTAAACGAAATCAAAGCAGAGAAGCTTGACGGCGTAGCCGCACCACTTCAATTTGCTTCAGATGAAGAAATTAAGGCCGAAATTGGCGCAACACCCGGCTCATTGGGCCCAGTTAACCTCAATATGCCAATTGTTTCAGACCGCTCTGTGGCGGTGATGTCAGATTTTTGTGCGGGTGCTAACGTTGATGGTAAACACTTAAAAGGCATTAACTGGGAGCGCGACTTACCCCTGCCACACGTTGCAGATATCCGTAACGTTCAAGCCGGCGATCCAAGTCCTTGTGGCCAAGGTAAGCTCGACATTAAGCGCGGTATTGAAGTGGGACATATCTTCCAACTGGGAGACAAATACTCACAAGCAATGAGCGCAGGTGTATTAGGCGAGACGGGCAAACATCAAATCATGACCATGGGTTGCTATGGTATTGGTGTTTCTCGCGTAGTGGCAGCTGCAATCGAACAAAACAATGACGAGCGTGGCATTGTATGGCCAGAGGCATTAGCTCCATTCCAAGTGGTTCTGATCCCAATGAATATGCACAAGTCTCATCGCGTTGCTGAAACCGCAGAAAAGCTCTATGAAGACTTAACGGCTGTAGGCATTGAAGTATTATTTGATGACCGCAAGGAACGCCCAGGGGTTATGTTTAAAGACATGGAACTCATTGGCGTACCTCACACCATTGTTATTGGCGAACGCGGTTTAGACAATCAAGTGGTTGAATACAAAAACCGCAAAGATGGTGAAAAAGTAGAAGTCGCAATTGATGCAATGGTGTCGCACATCCAAGCCGCTTTGACTGTTTAA
- a CDS encoding RNA polymerase sigma factor — MERLRFDKQQISELYQYAMALCQDSSDAHDVLQASLERYWLETSSPHTEIRDAQRYIRTLIRNRFIDQYRYAQRWHEQQYEEDSTYDMSFDNLEQLIIDRDTLAHVWEQVPPELRDILYHWAVLGMSTEEVSQHLNMPKGTLLSKVHRLRIKLEALNDDFTLREAKP; from the coding sequence ATGGAGCGACTTCGTTTCGACAAACAACAAATTAGTGAACTCTATCAATATGCCATGGCACTGTGTCAAGACAGCAGTGATGCACATGATGTTCTTCAAGCTTCATTAGAGCGCTATTGGCTAGAAACATCGTCACCCCATACAGAAATACGCGACGCCCAACGCTACATTCGTACGCTCATACGCAACCGTTTTATCGACCAATATCGGTATGCGCAACGCTGGCACGAACAGCAGTACGAGGAAGATTCAACCTACGACATGTCATTCGACAACCTTGAACAACTGATCATTGACCGCGACACTTTAGCCCATGTTTGGGAGCAAGTACCCCCAGAGCTGCGCGACATATTGTATCACTGGGCCGTACTTGGCATGAGCACCGAAGAAGTAAGCCAACATTTAAACATGCCAAAAGGAACATTACTGTCGAAAGTACACCGGCTCAGAATCAAGCTCGAAGCACTCAATGATGACTTTACGCTGCGCGAGGCAAAGCCATGA
- a CDS encoding HvfC/BufC family peptide modification chaperone, translated as MDLRYEQSIHDFEHLLNSNDSSIEQYQANYAGAHIAALKSIFATTQYILSPPIFLALCKVYSEHFPTSDWDINRYGKHFAHLLTSQQQSSKSVQFPWLDLGLLATFEYCIGLCYYPASSDASKVLINAEIIQMLRRRHDWLVQLKHDHNYLEMPFSIEQFGAGVLVQRDYKIALTDW; from the coding sequence ATGGATTTAAGATATGAACAATCGATCCATGATTTTGAGCATTTGCTGAATTCCAACGATAGCAGCATTGAGCAATATCAAGCCAATTATGCCGGAGCGCATATCGCAGCATTAAAGTCGATTTTTGCCACTACCCAATACATTCTCAGCCCACCTATTTTTTTAGCTTTGTGCAAAGTCTATTCAGAGCACTTCCCCACATCAGACTGGGACATTAATCGTTACGGAAAGCACTTTGCACATTTACTCACATCGCAACAGCAAAGCTCTAAGTCAGTACAGTTTCCTTGGCTTGATCTGGGGCTACTTGCGACTTTTGAGTACTGCATTGGCTTGTGTTACTACCCAGCATCAAGCGATGCCTCAAAAGTGTTGATCAATGCTGAAATTATTCAGATGCTGCGTCGTCGCCATGATTGGCTGGTTCAGCTGAAACATGACCACAACTACTTGGAGATGCCCTTCTCGATTGAACAATTTGGCGCAGGCGTTCTCGTCCAGCGCGATTACAAAATAGCGTTAACGGATTGGTAG
- the bufB gene encoding MNIO family bufferin maturase, with the protein MNLHTQRFGPHGVGLGLRTPHLHHVLTQQPDVPWFEAHSCNFMTAGPAQRLLLIIAEQYPLSLHGVSLNLGGLAPLDQGYLCALKRLCQKVKPCLISEHACFTAFSNKQQHDLMPIPFTEEAVIHMAHRIDQAQQALGQQLLIENVSRYYRYTESQLSEGEFLMALVELCGCGILLDLNNAYVNQHNHHESIAELLAAISPDIVGEIHLAGYTSSNGKLIDSHAGPISPHVWRLFEETLIQFPNVPVLIEWDNQLPGFDVLQGERLKAQTFLNTHEAAIWI; encoded by the coding sequence ATGAACTTGCATACTCAACGTTTTGGGCCACATGGAGTAGGTCTGGGGTTACGCACTCCGCACCTGCATCATGTGCTCACTCAACAACCCGATGTTCCTTGGTTTGAGGCGCATAGTTGTAATTTTATGACCGCTGGGCCCGCACAACGTTTATTACTTATCATTGCAGAACAATACCCTCTGAGTTTACATGGTGTGAGTTTAAACTTGGGCGGCCTTGCCCCACTTGATCAGGGCTATCTCTGCGCGCTGAAACGCTTGTGTCAGAAGGTCAAACCATGCCTTATTTCTGAACATGCTTGCTTCACTGCCTTTTCGAACAAACAACAGCATGACCTAATGCCGATTCCTTTTACCGAGGAAGCAGTGATTCATATGGCGCATCGGATCGATCAAGCTCAACAGGCTCTAGGCCAACAACTTCTCATCGAGAATGTATCGCGCTATTACAGGTACACCGAAAGCCAGCTGTCTGAGGGCGAGTTTTTAATGGCCTTGGTCGAGCTTTGTGGTTGCGGTATTTTGCTAGATTTAAATAACGCTTACGTCAACCAACATAATCATCATGAATCCATTGCTGAGCTATTGGCTGCAATTTCGCCTGATATTGTTGGCGAAATTCACCTGGCTGGCTATACATCAAGTAACGGTAAGTTGATTGATTCCCATGCAGGTCCTATCAGTCCGCATGTTTGGCGCCTATTTGAAGAAACCTTGATTCAATTTCCAAATGTTCCGGTGTTAATTGAATGGGACAATCAACTACCAGGTTTTGATGTGCTTCAGGGCGAACGCCTTAAAGCGCAGACTTTCCTTAACACGCATGAGGCAGCGATATGGATTTAA
- a CDS encoding BufA1 family periplasmic bufferin-type metallophore, with translation MSAVFATSTVLVAPTMAVPDTPKKWEKCAGIAKQGMNDCGALDGSHSCAGQAKADNLDTEWVYVPKGTCNKITGGSVVAIKPAK, from the coding sequence ATGTCCGCTGTATTCGCCACCTCAACCGTTTTGGTAGCGCCAACCATGGCTGTACCAGACACACCCAAAAAATGGGAAAAATGTGCAGGAATCGCCAAGCAAGGCATGAACGATTGCGGCGCACTAGACGGTTCACATAGTTGTGCAGGGCAAGCGAAAGCAGACAACCTTGATACGGAATGGGTGTATGTTCCGAAAGGTACCTGCAACAAGATTACCGGCGGCTCTGTCGTCGCGATTAAGCCCGCAAAGTAA
- a CDS encoding DUF924 family protein, whose translation MHSDIIEFWFDETGPNQWWGKDPAFDQSIRLRFGHLHNAAIHCALFRWRKQPEGRLAEIIVLDQFSRNMFRDQPQAFTQDSLALALSQEAITQGIEQSLCPVQRSFLYMPFMHSESLEIHDIAVELFERNGIESTLEFELQHRQIIERFGRYPHRNKILRRESTPEEIEFLKQPNSSF comes from the coding sequence ATGCACTCAGATATTATCGAATTTTGGTTTGATGAAACGGGGCCAAATCAATGGTGGGGAAAAGATCCCGCTTTCGATCAAAGCATACGCCTAAGATTTGGGCACTTGCACAATGCAGCCATTCACTGCGCTCTATTCCGGTGGCGCAAGCAACCAGAAGGGCGACTCGCAGAAATTATCGTTTTAGATCAATTCTCTCGTAACATGTTTAGAGACCAACCACAGGCATTTACTCAAGACTCACTTGCGTTGGCTTTGAGCCAAGAAGCCATTACACAAGGGATAGAACAATCACTATGCCCTGTTCAGCGATCGTTTCTCTACATGCCTTTCATGCATAGTGAATCACTTGAAATTCATGATATCGCGGTCGAACTATTTGAGCGCAACGGCATCGAATCAACTCTCGAATTTGAGCTTCAGCATCGTCAAATTATCGAACGCTTTGGCCGCTACCCTCATCGCAATAAAATACTCAGGCGAGAATCAACTCCCGAAGAAATTGAATTTTTAAAGCAGCCTAACTCCAGCTTTTAA
- a CDS encoding FKBP-type peptidyl-prolyl cis-trans isomerase: MARNKPRKTAKGSTGKNKNLSQDYMAKYGNKAGVLETNSGLMYRIIDDAEGASPTEFDKVKLHQRIWLADGSVIDDTYKSGFAEEFSVSEAIEGLQEGLQMMPLGARYEFVIPAELAWGRKGNGSKIGPNAVMIMDVRLLEIR; this comes from the coding sequence ATGGCTAGAAATAAACCGAGAAAAACCGCAAAAGGCTCCACCGGCAAAAACAAAAATTTAAGCCAAGATTACATGGCCAAATATGGCAATAAAGCCGGTGTGTTAGAAACTAACTCAGGGCTGATGTACCGCATTATCGATGACGCAGAAGGCGCAAGCCCGACGGAGTTTGACAAGGTTAAATTGCATCAACGCATTTGGTTAGCCGACGGCAGCGTCATTGACGATACCTACAAATCGGGCTTTGCTGAAGAGTTTTCTGTATCTGAAGCCATTGAAGGTTTGCAAGAAGGCTTGCAAATGATGCCCTTAGGTGCGCGTTATGAATTCGTCATTCCAGCTGAATTAGCATGGGGACGCAAAGGAAATGGTAGCAAAATCGGCCCTAATGCGGTGATGATTATGGACGTTAGGTTACTCGAAATACGCTAG
- a CDS encoding type II secretion system protein, whose protein sequence is MNYCAAPISSQTSQHGFTLIELVVVIVILGILAVTAFPRFINLSNSANESVMQGMRGSLDAASDMVSSQIILRPQQYNAITNRFTLNNGQQIWTRGGYPDARWNDTFIHIVNFSDTQLSNQNLCEADTWCVRELGGPWFTGNGYATKVDGRGFVIHPNGYNADTQKCFVYFFTPNGIVESDPRQPYTGSDFSEC, encoded by the coding sequence ATGAACTACTGCGCTGCCCCTATCAGTTCGCAAACCTCACAACACGGCTTTACCTTAATTGAACTGGTTGTGGTCATCGTGATTTTAGGTATTCTTGCGGTCACTGCATTTCCTCGTTTTATCAACTTGTCCAATAGCGCCAATGAGAGTGTCATGCAGGGCATGCGCGGCTCGCTAGATGCTGCATCCGACATGGTCAGTTCGCAAATTATTCTGCGTCCCCAACAATATAACGCAATCACTAATCGCTTTACCTTGAATAATGGCCAACAAATTTGGACTCGCGGTGGCTACCCTGATGCACGCTGGAACGATACGTTTATCCATATTGTCAACTTCTCAGACACTCAACTGTCCAATCAAAACCTGTGTGAAGCAGACACTTGGTGTGTTCGTGAATTGGGTGGCCCGTGGTTCACGGGCAATGGCTACGCCACTAAAGTGGATGGCCGTGGCTTTGTAATTCATCCGAACGGCTACAATGCGGACACACAAAAATGCTTTGTGTATTTTTTCACGCCAAACGGCATTGTTGAATCAGATCCGCGCCAACCATATACCGGCAGTGACTTTTCGGAGTGTTAA
- a CDS encoding family 43 glycosylhydrolase, with product MIKKTALAAAVLSVALVAPAIAKKNSNTEPYPYGNPVVTNMYTADAAPKVMPDGRVWMVTSVDHEDKRGYHNMEALHMFSTADMKNWVDHGTVLHTRDMPQGEDEDWAIWAPDMIYRNGTYYIYYPMRNVLEVSKGHKGKDRKIDRYVAVAESDRPDGGFEVTVDRMAGVPIAGLDPSVFIDDDGKAYLYYNRALMGVLNEDMRDLDGKPFTLNYGAKNFMEAAWMHKRGGKYYYNYHTKYDRHVDKNNPDDPKRKLSLLDYSMGDSATGPLEYMGVINHELGYGVDTSNGPTYPGKDYVPWRLNQSNHGAVIEFHGQEYFFYHTSALSSWRQDSFKAEGTWTQRSVCVDYLNYNDDGTAIPVQQTLEGVAAVTIDQPFSIKPELPAKGKGFRVNNGSVTAKDGAVIELTDMDFGTGYYYFGMTVEQTTPNGHIEVRRDSPDGMLMGTLLLRDHSMKINNARTETFLREAHGNDRKVYLVFRTEGQQVKVSAPDFFAGSPKRLPGDPK from the coding sequence ATGATTAAAAAAACGGCACTAGCGGCAGCAGTACTGAGTGTGGCTTTAGTCGCGCCAGCAATCGCTAAGAAAAATTCGAATACCGAACCATACCCATATGGCAACCCTGTTGTGACAAATATGTATACCGCAGATGCTGCGCCGAAGGTGATGCCCGACGGTCGAGTTTGGATGGTGACATCAGTCGACCACGAAGACAAAAGGGGCTATCACAACATGGAAGCCCTACACATGTTCTCAACGGCAGACATGAAGAACTGGGTTGATCATGGCACCGTGTTGCATACCCGAGACATGCCTCAAGGAGAAGATGAAGATTGGGCCATTTGGGCTCCGGACATGATTTATCGTAACGGTACTTACTATATCTATTACCCCATGCGGAATGTGTTGGAAGTCAGCAAAGGCCATAAAGGTAAAGATCGCAAGATCGACCGCTATGTTGCTGTGGCGGAAAGTGACCGTCCAGATGGCGGCTTTGAAGTGACAGTTGACCGTATGGCTGGCGTTCCAATTGCGGGACTTGATCCGTCGGTATTTATTGATGATGACGGGAAAGCTTACCTTTACTACAACCGAGCATTAATGGGCGTTCTGAATGAAGATATGCGCGATTTAGACGGCAAACCATTCACGCTTAATTACGGTGCCAAGAACTTCATGGAAGCTGCTTGGATGCACAAGCGCGGTGGCAAGTATTACTACAATTACCACACCAAATATGACCGTCATGTGGATAAAAACAACCCTGATGATCCAAAACGTAAACTCTCGTTACTGGATTATTCCATGGGAGACTCTGCAACAGGGCCGTTGGAATACATGGGTGTGATTAACCATGAGTTGGGCTACGGCGTAGACACTTCGAATGGTCCTACATATCCGGGTAAAGACTATGTGCCATGGCGTTTAAATCAGTCGAACCACGGCGCAGTAATTGAGTTTCATGGCCAAGAGTATTTCTTCTATCACACGTCAGCATTGTCTTCATGGCGTCAAGATAGCTTTAAAGCTGAAGGTACTTGGACGCAGCGCAGCGTGTGTGTGGACTACTTAAACTACAACGATGACGGTACCGCAATTCCGGTTCAACAAACGCTTGAAGGTGTGGCTGCGGTTACCATTGATCAGCCGTTCAGCATCAAACCTGAACTGCCTGCGAAGGGGAAAGGCTTTCGTGTGAACAACGGCTCTGTAACAGCAAAAGATGGTGCAGTTATTGAGCTGACAGACATGGATTTTGGCACGGGTTATTACTATTTCGGTATGACGGTTGAGCAAACGACACCCAATGGTCATATTGAAGTACGCCGCGATAGCCCAGACGGCATGTTGATGGGCACATTGTTATTACGTGATCACAGCATGAAGATTAACAATGCACGCACAGAAACCTTCCTGCGCGAAGCGCATGGTAATGATCGCAAAGTTTACTTGGTGTTCCGTACCGAAGGGCAACAAGTGAAGGTGTCTGCGCCAGATTTCTTTGCAGGTTCGCCAAAGCGCTTGCCGGGCGATCCGAAGTAA
- a CDS encoding HupE/UreJ family protein, whose product MKLITWNRIIALLSSVFAASAFAHSGHHLAGGGSFFSGFMHPITGIDHLAAMLMIGVIGGSLAAKVGIRIIAMTAVALIMGFMLGHVLSANSTAELVVSFSLVALPLTFFAMKKKAIVTSLAAMSLLTFGATHGFVIGSEVTGNAMMFGLGTSLSSVCLCLMAFVLARTIQRRSEQALPAAH is encoded by the coding sequence ATGAAATTAATAACTTGGAATCGGATCATCGCGCTGCTCTCTTCGGTATTCGCAGCATCGGCTTTCGCCCATTCAGGGCATCATCTTGCTGGCGGAGGCAGTTTCTTCAGCGGATTCATGCACCCAATCACGGGTATCGATCACCTAGCTGCAATGCTAATGATAGGGGTTATTGGGGGCTCTTTGGCCGCAAAAGTGGGTATTCGAATCATTGCGATGACCGCCGTAGCGCTCATTATGGGCTTTATGCTTGGCCATGTTTTGTCGGCCAACTCGACAGCAGAGTTAGTGGTCTCGTTCTCACTAGTAGCCCTGCCATTGACGTTTTTTGCCATGAAGAAAAAGGCGATTGTGACATCACTTGCAGCCATGAGCCTGCTGACATTTGGTGCCACTCACGGTTTTGTCATCGGCTCTGAAGTCACCGGAAATGCCATGATGTTCGGACTAGGAACCTCACTGTCCAGTGTCTGCCTATGTCTTATGGCATTTGTATTGGCCCGCACGATTCAGCGCCGCAGCGAGCAAGCTCTCCCTGCAGCCCATTGA
- the ureG gene encoding urease accessory protein UreG: MSTQCLRVGVGGPVGSGKTALLRQLCSAMREHYNIAVVTNDIYTREDAEFLLRHEALESDRILGVETGGCPHTAIREDASMNLAAIDELQQRHSELEMVLVESGGDNLSATFSPELSDLTLYVIDVCAGDKIPRKGGPGITKSDLLIINKTDLAPMVNASLEVMDRDAKKMRKERPFVFTNLMRGDGVAEIIQFIIEQGMLSQKPVNLDKLEVTA; this comes from the coding sequence ATGAGCACTCAATGTTTACGCGTCGGCGTCGGTGGCCCCGTCGGTTCGGGGAAAACGGCATTGCTTCGTCAACTTTGCTCGGCAATGCGCGAGCACTACAACATTGCCGTGGTAACAAACGACATCTATACCCGCGAAGATGCCGAATTTTTGCTCCGCCATGAAGCACTTGAATCCGACCGTATACTTGGCGTCGAAACAGGTGGTTGTCCGCACACGGCTATTCGAGAAGATGCCTCGATGAACCTTGCCGCCATTGACGAACTTCAACAACGCCATTCTGAGTTAGAAATGGTATTGGTGGAAAGTGGTGGCGACAATCTCAGTGCAACATTCAGCCCTGAACTGTCGGACTTAACCTTGTATGTGATTGATGTGTGCGCAGGCGACAAGATCCCTCGCAAAGGCGGCCCCGGCATTACCAAATCTGATTTGCTCATCATCAACAAAACCGACTTAGCGCCCATGGTAAACGCATCACTTGAAGTGATGGACAGAGACGCCAAAAAAATGCGCAAAGAGCGCCCATTTGTATTTACCAATTTAATGCGTGGTGACGGTGTGGCAGAAATCATTCAATTCATCATAGAGCAAGGCATGCTCTCGCAAAAACCAGTGAACCTAGACAAACTTGAAGTGACCGCGTAA
- a CDS encoding urease accessory protein UreF has translation MHIQALLSLMHLTSPSLPIGAFAYSQGLETAVELEWISDEESLQRWLRPLMRFGQANLEIPIIQRCYDAWKTDDLAQLNHWQDILLANRETAELVKEEQKLGQTFYRLLDNLNVEMPECAKNYSYLVLFACAIERFNIDLEAALSGWLWSWLENQITVACKTIPLGQTPAQLSLVALMPDIEASIQHGLLVSDDDIGLTLPSFAMVSAWHETQYSRLFRS, from the coding sequence ATGCACATTCAAGCGTTGTTGTCGCTGATGCACCTAACCAGCCCCAGTTTGCCCATTGGCGCATTTGCGTACAGTCAAGGGTTAGAAACTGCGGTGGAATTAGAGTGGATCAGCGATGAAGAAAGCTTGCAACGCTGGCTGCGTCCGCTTATGCGTTTCGGGCAAGCAAACTTAGAAATTCCAATCATTCAGCGCTGCTATGATGCTTGGAAAACAGATGACTTGGCGCAACTTAACCATTGGCAGGATATTCTGCTCGCCAACCGCGAAACGGCCGAACTCGTTAAAGAAGAACAAAAGCTTGGACAAACGTTTTATCGCTTGCTCGACAACCTTAATGTAGAAATGCCTGAATGCGCCAAAAACTACAGTTATTTGGTGCTGTTTGCCTGCGCCATTGAACGTTTTAACATCGATTTAGAGGCTGCCCTTTCGGGCTGGCTTTGGAGCTGGCTGGAAAACCAAATCACGGTAGCCTGTAAAACAATTCCACTCGGCCAAACTCCAGCTCAGCTGTCCTTAGTGGCATTGATGCCAGACATAGAGGCAAGTATTCAACATGGGCTTTTAGTGTCGGATGACGACATTGGCCTCACTTTACCCAGTTTTGCCATGGTTAGCGCATGGCATGAAACTCAATATTCAAGATTATTTAGGAGCTAA
- the ureE gene encoding urease accessory protein UreE — protein sequence MYRITKKSDHCHADVIDAVILPYELRQKGRFKTTSAQGFELGIFLPRGDVLRQGDYLISECGHHFKVQAQSEQVMTARTDCWLTFAKACYHLGNRHVPLQVGDRWLRFQPDHVLEEMVQLHGLSCQLEHASFSPESGAYANGGHSHGHNHSHEHASDMEHSH from the coding sequence ATGTACCGAATTACTAAAAAGTCTGATCACTGCCATGCCGATGTCATCGACGCGGTGATCTTGCCGTATGAGCTGCGTCAAAAAGGGCGATTCAAAACAACGTCTGCGCAAGGTTTTGAGCTTGGCATATTTTTACCCCGAGGCGACGTGCTGCGCCAAGGCGACTACTTGATCAGCGAGTGCGGACATCACTTCAAAGTGCAAGCCCAGTCGGAACAAGTCATGACGGCTCGAACTGACTGTTGGCTTACCTTTGCCAAAGCTTGTTATCACCTAGGCAATCGTCATGTACCACTGCAAGTGGGCGATCGCTGGTTGCGGTTTCAACCCGATCATGTGCTTGAAGAAATGGTGCAACTGCATGGTTTAAGTTGTCAGCTTGAGCACGCCAGCTTTTCCCCCGAATCTGGCGCATATGCAAATGGCGGACACAGTCACGGCCATAACCACTCTCATGAACACGCCTCTGATATGGAGCATTCTCACTAA